A genomic segment from Gilvibacter sp. SZ-19 encodes:
- a CDS encoding LysM peptidoglycan-binding domain-containing protein, producing the protein MRALILSFLLLILGADARLSAQENSGVQGQLPRDTIQVVDTLVTAVNQGDFSSVEFATVTKDSVIFDLKDDPLASKMDSLWLSELSNNTLYEELYTTITDLDYEPVEYEELPTELLKERLKAIDAKTPFNVEYNPQLESVIKYYLKNRRRSMGKLMARSNYYFPMFEEALNRHEIPLELKYLAIVESALDPTAKSRVGATGLWQFMFTTGKIYGLDVSSYVDERSDPLMATEAACKYLKSLYNSFEDWDLALAAYNSGPGNVSKAIRRSGGYTNYWNIRNNLPRETAGYLPSFLATMYLFEYAEEHGFKPTLPSTPYIATDTIKVKQLITLEQVSRYTNVPVEQLQFLNPSYFLGIIPVVKDENYVLRLPVQAVGPFVANEDAIYGLATQEIAQREKPLPQFVAQDAKIRYRVRSGDYLGKIAKKYGVRVSQIRRWNNLRGDNLRVGQRLTIYPRNPGRSRASSTTTTQTNSQGAKVYTVKQGDSLWSIAQKFPGVSVENIKSWNDISGTALKPGMKLKVSKG; encoded by the coding sequence ATGAGAGCCCTTATTCTATCTTTTTTGTTGCTGATTTTGGGCGCGGATGCAAGACTGAGCGCACAAGAGAATAGCGGTGTTCAAGGCCAGTTGCCAAGAGACACCATTCAAGTAGTAGACACCCTGGTAACTGCCGTGAATCAGGGAGATTTTAGCAGCGTGGAATTCGCCACGGTGACAAAAGACTCTGTTATTTTTGACCTAAAGGACGACCCTTTAGCCAGTAAAATGGACAGCTTATGGTTGAGCGAACTTTCTAACAACACGCTTTACGAAGAGCTTTATACCACCATTACCGACCTCGACTACGAACCTGTCGAATACGAAGAGCTTCCCACAGAATTGCTTAAAGAACGCCTAAAGGCCATAGACGCCAAAACGCCGTTCAATGTAGAATACAATCCGCAGCTAGAAAGCGTCATCAAATACTATTTAAAGAACAGACGCAGATCTATGGGCAAGCTTATGGCGCGCAGCAATTATTACTTCCCCATGTTCGAGGAGGCGCTTAATCGCCATGAAATCCCGCTAGAACTCAAGTATCTCGCCATAGTAGAATCTGCCTTAGACCCTACTGCAAAGTCACGTGTAGGAGCTACTGGCTTGTGGCAGTTCATGTTCACAACCGGCAAGATTTACGGTTTGGATGTGAGTTCCTATGTAGACGAACGCTCGGATCCTTTAATGGCCACAGAAGCGGCTTGTAAATATTTGAAGAGTCTTTACAATTCCTTTGAAGATTGGGACTTGGCACTTGCAGCGTATAATTCCGGCCCTGGTAATGTTTCTAAGGCCATCCGCAGATCAGGTGGCTATACCAATTATTGGAATATCAGAAATAATTTGCCGCGAGAAACCGCAGGTTATCTGCCGAGCTTTTTAGCTACAATGTATCTGTTTGAATATGCCGAAGAGCACGGGTTTAAACCAACCTTGCCAAGTACACCCTATATTGCCACAGACACTATCAAGGTAAAGCAGCTCATTACTTTGGAACAAGTATCTCGATACACCAATGTTCCCGTGGAACAATTGCAGTTCCTAAATCCGAGCTATTTCTTAGGCATTATTCCAGTGGTAAAGGATGAAAACTATGTCTTGCGATTGCCTGTTCAAGCGGTGGGTCCATTTGTTGCGAACGAAGACGCTATTTACGGCCTAGCAACTCAAGAGATCGCACAACGAGAAAAACCATTGCCCCAATTTGTAGCACAAGATGCCAAGATCAGATATCGCGTCCGAAGCGGGGATTATTTAGGAAAAATTGCAAAAAAATACGGGGTTCGTGTTTCGCAAATAAGGCGCTGGAACAACCTTAGAGGAGACAATTTAAGGGTTGGGCAAAGACTAACCATTTACCCCAGAAACCCAGGCAGATCAAGGGCTTCGTCGACTACCACTACACAGACCAATAGTCAAGGCGCAAAGGTTTACACCGTAAAGCAAGGAGACTCGCTCTGGAGCATAGCGCAAAAATTTCCTGGAGTTAGCGTGGAAAACATCAAATCTTGGAACGATATTAGCGGTACTGCATTAAAACCCGGAATGAAGCTTAAAGTCTCCAAGGGGTAA
- a CDS encoding DUF4837 family protein — protein sequence MRIRYFLALVGLLVLASCTNSDKESARIYAESNGNINNLQIVMSNELWEGRVGEAVRSVFAAPVDGLPQDEPMFNMNQIPPSAFSGFAKYNRTFVQFTQSDSTYVRYAKNPYAKPQLGVFVGAPDKDALIAQLNEKSGDIIAAIKATEITEKQRRINKSLMNTAPLQEKMGVNMLIPTAYRLAKQEDNFFWIRKDIRTGSMNIIVYEVGLDAIDPQGEVINDIIKLRDSIGGDNVTVDEGGRFITEEAYAPFIFEAEIDGRFAYETKGTWEVRDKWMAGPFVNYAIRDEANNRYLIVEGFTFAPSIDKRDYQFELEAILKSLKFADKS from the coding sequence ATGAGAATACGATACTTTTTAGCATTAGTGGGGCTGTTGGTTTTAGCCTCTTGCACAAATTCAGATAAGGAATCAGCTCGCATCTATGCGGAATCTAACGGAAATATCAACAACCTGCAGATCGTGATGTCTAATGAGCTTTGGGAGGGCCGAGTAGGGGAAGCAGTGCGTTCGGTATTTGCCGCGCCTGTAGACGGACTTCCACAAGACGAACCGATGTTCAACATGAATCAGATCCCACCATCTGCTTTCTCTGGTTTTGCCAAGTACAACCGTACCTTTGTGCAGTTCACACAATCTGACAGCACTTATGTGCGCTACGCCAAGAACCCTTATGCCAAACCCCAACTAGGTGTTTTTGTTGGAGCTCCAGATAAGGATGCGCTAATCGCCCAACTCAATGAAAAATCGGGAGATATCATTGCTGCTATAAAGGCAACGGAGATCACGGAAAAACAGCGAAGAATCAATAAATCGTTAATGAACACGGCCCCATTGCAAGAAAAGATGGGGGTCAATATGCTAATCCCTACGGCTTACCGCTTGGCCAAACAAGAAGACAATTTCTTTTGGATCCGCAAGGACATTCGAACCGGCAGCATGAATATCATTGTTTACGAAGTAGGCTTGGACGCTATAGATCCGCAGGGAGAGGTAATTAATGACATTATTAAACTCCGCGATTCCATTGGTGGCGATAATGTTACTGTAGATGAAGGCGGACGTTTTATTACCGAGGAGGCCTACGCTCCTTTTATCTTTGAAGCTGAGATCGATGGCCGGTTCGCTTACGAGACCAAGGGTACTTGGGAAGTGCGTGATAAGTGGATGGCCGGACCTTTTGTGAACTACGCCATTAGAGACGAGGCCAACAATCGTTATCTGATCGTTGAAGGATTCACCTTTGCTCCTTCTATAGACAAGCGAGATTACCAGTTTGAACTAGAAGCGATATTAAAGTCGCTGAAGTTTGCCGACAAGTCATAA
- a CDS encoding M23 family metallopeptidase, with protein sequence MNKKESRRQRISRKLLYKYRLVVLNDDTFEERFSFKLNRLNVFVFSTLFAVFLIGITTLIIAFTPLREYIPGYSSTALKNKATSLAYTTDSLQQVVAMNEQYIASIRRVLSGDVTSVDFNRDSIIEAAKVDLSEVNLHASKADSLLRDQVEQEDKYNIFEADNKKNFVLFPPVNGTLTDAYDPNAKHFAVDIVAAKDAPVKAVADGTVIFASWTTDTGYVMIIDHGNNLISAYKHNSSLSKQQGDLVSSGEVIGIVGNTGELSTGPHLHFELWSDGYPIDPSQFIDFD encoded by the coding sequence ATGAACAAGAAAGAATCAAGAAGACAGCGAATTTCGCGCAAGTTGTTGTACAAATACCGACTGGTAGTGCTCAACGACGACACCTTTGAAGAACGATTCTCTTTTAAACTGAATCGACTAAACGTTTTTGTATTCTCTACTTTGTTTGCGGTTTTTCTCATAGGGATCACCACTTTGATCATCGCATTCACACCCTTGCGAGAGTACATTCCGGGCTATTCGTCTACAGCCTTAAAGAACAAGGCCACCTCTTTGGCCTATACCACAGACTCCTTGCAACAGGTAGTTGCCATGAACGAGCAGTACATTGCTTCGATAAGACGGGTGTTGAGTGGCGATGTAACTTCGGTGGATTTTAATAGGGATTCTATTATTGAGGCAGCCAAGGTAGATCTCTCTGAGGTGAACTTACACGCTTCTAAGGCAGATTCACTGCTGCGCGATCAAGTAGAACAAGAAGACAAGTACAACATTTTTGAGGCAGATAACAAAAAGAACTTTGTGCTCTTCCCTCCAGTGAACGGAACCCTTACAGATGCTTATGACCCTAATGCCAAGCACTTTGCTGTAGATATCGTTGCCGCCAAAGATGCCCCCGTTAAGGCAGTTGCAGACGGCACGGTGATCTTTGCCAGTTGGACAACAGATACAGGTTATGTAATGATAATCGATCACGGGAACAATTTGATCTCCGCCTATAAGCACAACTCCTCTTTGAGTAAGCAGCAGGGAGACCTGGTGAGTTCTGGTGAAGTAATTGGAATAGTGGGTAATACTGGAGAACTCTCTACAGGACCGCATTTACATTTTGAACTTTGGAGTGATGGATACCCCATTGATCCTTCTCAATTCATAGACTTTGACTAA
- the tatA gene encoding twin-arginine translocase TatA/TatE family subunit, giving the protein MNALFIPMAIGWPQIVLIAVVVLLLFGGRKIPELMRGLGSGIKEFKDASKEDDSNKKIEE; this is encoded by the coding sequence ATGAACGCACTTTTCATTCCAATGGCAATCGGTTGGCCTCAAATAGTTTTGATCGCAGTAGTGGTATTGCTGCTTTTTGGTGGCCGTAAGATCCCAGAACTCATGCGTGGATTAGGAAGCGGAATCAAAGAATTCAAAGACGCCTCTAAAGAGGACGATTCCAATAAAAAGATAGAAGAATAA
- a CDS encoding GH3 auxin-responsive promoter family protein, translating to MSLKSFAAKLLAKKVKRDINRWSAAPRQYQMKVLKNLLESAKGTAFGRDHDFENIQDHREFAAKVPVRDYEALRTYVDRVVAGEADVLWPGKPLYFAKTSGTTSGAKYIPITKVSMPEHIKAARNAILCYIAETGKADFVDGKMIFLQGSPEMATKNGIQTGRLSGIVAHYVPSYLQKNRMPSWETNCIDDWETKVDAIVAETLPEDMRVISGIPSWVQMYFERLIAKGGKPVGELFPNFKLFIYGGVNFAPYKARFEELIGRKVHSIELYPASEGFFAYQDSQDQQGMLLLLNAGIFYEFIKAEEFFEDNPKRIPVWEVELGVNYVMIISTTAGLWGYNLGDTVQFTSLKPYRVIVSGRIKHFISAFGEHVIGKEVEQAMKVAIDTFDLKINEFTVAPQINPDSGLPYHEWLVEAEALPEDLNAVAHCLDQELQAQNTYYADLLEGSILRTLVITPLKPGSFNAHMKHEGKLGGQNKIPRLSNDRKIADALLRLQG from the coding sequence ATGTCGTTAAAATCATTTGCAGCAAAATTACTTGCCAAAAAGGTAAAACGAGACATAAACCGATGGTCTGCGGCACCAAGGCAATACCAAATGAAGGTTTTGAAAAACCTATTGGAATCGGCCAAGGGAACAGCTTTTGGACGCGATCATGATTTTGAGAACATACAGGATCACCGCGAATTTGCTGCCAAGGTACCCGTTAGAGACTACGAAGCCCTGCGAACTTATGTTGATCGAGTGGTGGCCGGTGAGGCGGATGTACTCTGGCCCGGAAAGCCGCTCTATTTTGCCAAGACCTCTGGTACCACCTCCGGAGCAAAATATATTCCGATCACCAAAGTCTCTATGCCCGAGCACATTAAGGCTGCAAGAAACGCCATTCTTTGTTATATCGCAGAGACCGGAAAAGCAGACTTTGTGGATGGTAAAATGATCTTCTTGCAGGGCAGCCCAGAAATGGCAACCAAGAACGGTATACAAACGGGACGACTTTCGGGGATAGTAGCCCATTATGTGCCCTCTTATTTACAAAAGAACCGCATGCCAAGCTGGGAGACCAATTGCATAGACGACTGGGAAACCAAGGTCGATGCCATAGTTGCGGAAACCCTACCCGAAGATATGCGCGTTATTAGCGGTATTCCATCTTGGGTGCAGATGTATTTTGAACGTTTAATCGCTAAAGGTGGAAAGCCAGTAGGCGAGCTCTTCCCGAATTTCAAGCTCTTTATTTACGGCGGAGTGAATTTTGCGCCATACAAGGCGCGTTTTGAAGAACTTATTGGCAGAAAAGTGCACAGTATAGAGCTGTATCCGGCTTCGGAAGGGTTTTTTGCCTATCAGGACAGCCAAGATCAGCAGGGAATGCTGCTACTGTTAAATGCTGGGATATTCTACGAGTTTATTAAAGCGGAGGAGTTCTTCGAAGACAACCCCAAACGGATTCCCGTGTGGGAAGTTGAATTGGGAGTGAACTATGTGATGATCATCTCTACTACCGCCGGCCTTTGGGGTTATAATTTAGGCGATACGGTACAATTCACCAGCCTAAAACCTTATCGCGTCATAGTTTCTGGGCGTATCAAACACTTTATTTCGGCCTTTGGCGAACATGTTATTGGCAAAGAGGTGGAACAGGCCATGAAGGTGGCCATAGATACTTTTGACCTTAAGATCAACGAGTTTACCGTTGCCCCACAGATCAATCCAGACTCTGGTCTGCCATATCACGAGTGGTTGGTAGAGGCAGAAGCATTGCCAGAGGATCTAAATGCCGTTGCACACTGCCTGGACCAAGAACTACAAGCACAGAACACCTATTATGCGGATCTTTTAGAAGGTTCTATCCTACGAACCTTGGTTATTACTCCCTTAAAACCGGGCAGTTTTAATGCTCATATGAAGCATGAAGGGAAATTGGGAGGTCAGAATAAGATCCCTCGCCTATCGAATGACCGTAAAATAGCAGACGCCTTATTGAGGCTGCAAGGCTAA